The following coding sequences lie in one Methanopyrus sp. SNP6 genomic window:
- a CDS encoding 4Fe-4S binding protein yields MVEIIIREERCHGCGNCVIACPVNACNSPNAWGGKGPEDGEDVVIKVVNGTVSVINEDLCEACMTCELACPVDAIEIKT; encoded by the coding sequence TTGGTAGAGATAATCATCCGCGAGGAACGCTGTCACGGATGCGGTAACTGCGTGATCGCTTGCCCAGTCAACGCTTGTAATTCTCCAAATGCATGGGGTGGAAAGGGTCCCGAAGATGGTGAAGATGTGGTGATCAAGGTCGTGAACGGGACAGTCTCGGTGATTAACGAGGACTTGTGCGAGGCATGCATGACTTGCGAACTCGCTTGTCCCGTGGACGCTATCGAAATCAAAACGTAG
- the fwdD gene encoding tungsten-dependent formylmethanofuran dehydrogenase subunit FwdD: MVEFILLTGRTIWQGEAIETDKAGEIYPNATAICYFNPKDMRELGISEGDPVKVKSKYGKVIVRAKAADTDVPPRGVVFIPMGPWANKVVDPNTKSTGMPGFKGIKVEIEPTDDEPIEDMSEFMRSEYLSE, translated from the coding sequence ATGGTCGAATTCATCCTGCTCACGGGTCGAACGATCTGGCAGGGCGAAGCTATCGAAACCGACAAAGCTGGCGAGATTTACCCTAACGCCACTGCAATATGCTACTTCAATCCAAAGGACATGAGAGAGCTCGGCATTAGCGAAGGTGATCCCGTTAAGGTCAAGTCCAAATACGGTAAAGTAATCGTACGGGCTAAAGCTGCGGACACCGACGTGCCGCCTCGCGGTGTGGTTTTCATCCCGATGGGTCCCTGGGCAAATAAAGTCGTAGATCCGAACACCAAGAGCACGGGAATGCCTGGTTTCAAGGGGATAAAAGTCGAAATAGAACCCACTGATGATGAGCCGATCGAAGATATGTCAGAATTCATGCGCTCCGAGTACCTCTCTGAATAA
- a CDS encoding formylmethanofuran dehydrogenase subunit B, whose product MARKVIRDVVCPFCGTLCDDLEVVVEDGEIVEVRHACRIGAAKFLSAQEEHRHTEPMIRENGEWKKIDYEDAAEEAARILVEAKLPILYGWSATLVEAQEKGVELAELVGGVIDNTASVUHGPSVLGLQDVGVPGCTLGEVKNRADTVIYWGCNPMHAHPRHMSRYPVFARGYFRPKGRGDRTVIVVDPRRTATSRLADVYIQVKPNEDYELISALRMAVHGLEIEREKVAGVPVELVYEVADLLKEASFGTLFWGMGLTMSRGRHRNIDNAICLIRDLNEYSKWTLIMMRGHYNVTGFNEVLAWTTGYPYAVDFTRGYPRYNPGETSTVDLLIRGEADAMMVIASDPGAHFPQKAVEHMARIPLVCIDPHWTPTAELSDLYIPVAIAGIEWEGTAYRMDAVPIRMKKITEPPEQIPNDKQILQMIIEKIEEM is encoded by the coding sequence ATGGCGAGGAAAGTAATCAGGGACGTGGTTTGTCCGTTCTGTGGTACGTTGTGTGATGATTTGGAGGTGGTCGTGGAGGACGGTGAGATCGTGGAGGTTCGGCATGCTTGTAGGATTGGTGCTGCGAAGTTCTTGAGTGCGCAGGAGGAGCATCGTCATACGGAACCGATGATCAGGGAGAATGGAGAGTGGAAGAAGATTGACTACGAGGATGCTGCGGAAGAAGCGGCTAGGATACTCGTTGAGGCTAAGTTACCGATCCTGTACGGTTGGTCCGCGACGTTGGTAGAGGCACAGGAGAAGGGTGTTGAACTAGCAGAACTAGTCGGTGGCGTCATCGACAACACGGCCTCAGTGTGACACGGTCCTTCGGTGTTGGGGTTGCAGGATGTTGGTGTTCCGGGGTGTACGTTGGGTGAGGTGAAGAACAGGGCTGATACGGTGATTTACTGGGGTTGTAATCCGATGCATGCTCATCCGCGGCATATGAGTCGGTATCCAGTGTTTGCTAGGGGTTATTTCAGGCCGAAGGGTCGTGGGGATCGTACTGTGATCGTCGTTGACCCGCGGAGGACTGCCACGTCTAGACTGGCTGACGTTTACATACAAGTCAAGCCGAACGAGGATTACGAGTTAATCAGCGCGCTTCGAATGGCTGTTCATGGGCTTGAAATCGAGCGTGAGAAAGTGGCTGGAGTACCGGTAGAACTAGTCTACGAGGTCGCTGACTTGCTCAAGGAGGCTAGCTTTGGTACACTATTCTGGGGAATGGGTTTGACAATGTCTCGCGGTAGGCATCGGAACATTGATAATGCAATCTGCCTAATCAGGGATTTGAACGAGTACTCGAAGTGGACTCTAATCATGATGCGAGGTCATTACAATGTGACTGGGTTCAATGAAGTACTAGCATGGACGACGGGATACCCGTACGCTGTAGACTTCACTAGAGGATACCCGCGGTATAACCCGGGTGAAACGAGTACTGTAGACTTACTAATCAGAGGAGAAGCCGACGCGATGATGGTCATCGCAAGCGACCCAGGCGCACACTTCCCACAAAAAGCAGTAGAACACATGGCTAGAATACCACTCGTATGCATCGACCCACACTGGACGCCAACAGCAGAACTCTCAGACTTATACATACCAGTAGCCATCGCGGGCATAGAATGGGAAGGAACCGCCTACAGAATGGACGCAGTACCAATCAGAATGAAGAAAATAACCGAACCACCAGAACAAATACCCAACGACAAACAAATCCTACAAATGATAATAGAGAAAATAGAGGAGATGTAA
- a CDS encoding formylmethanofuran dehydrogenase subunit A, translating to MAKELLIKNACVYDPFNGIEGEVMDIGVKDGKIVDPSEVDESKAKVIDAEGRLTMAGGVDIHSHVAGPKVNVGRIFRPEDSRRLQIATKKLGTRSGTGFSVPSTTITGYLYAQMGYTTVMEAATPPLLTRHTHEEIKDTPILDEGAYTLMANNWILYEYIKEGELEKAAAYAAWLLRATKGFVIKMVNPGGTEAWGWGENVHSLDDPVPYFEITPAEIYENYVKINEMLGLPHSIHIHPNLLGEPGNYGITTDSWDVIKNTGVEPNPEIGEREQIAHNTHVQFHSYGGDSWPTFESKADEIAKYLNKNDHMTVDLGAVTLDETTTMTADGPLEWELHELTGFKWANYDVELETGSGVVPFIYSPKNPVHSVQWAIGLEIALLTENPWQVVISTDHPNAGPFIRYPRIIAWLMSEPYREEWIENMHPWVGQRAAIATIDREYTWTDIAITTRAAPAKMLGLSDRIGHLGEGAYAHIAIYDIKPDEVDPSRDYEEVERAFEQAWLVVKDGKIVVQEGMVVNEPVGRTYWVDVKVPEDLLEEVKEDLKTKFRKYYSVNMGSYEVQDVYIPKEERIEIDARDRLS from the coding sequence TTGGCTAAGGAGCTCCTGATTAAGAACGCGTGCGTGTACGACCCTTTTAACGGGATCGAGGGCGAGGTCATGGATATAGGTGTCAAGGATGGCAAGATAGTCGATCCGTCGGAAGTAGACGAATCCAAAGCGAAGGTCATCGACGCTGAAGGTCGTCTGACCATGGCCGGAGGCGTCGACATACACTCCCACGTGGCCGGCCCTAAAGTCAACGTGGGTCGTATATTTAGACCGGAGGACAGCCGTCGCCTGCAGATAGCAACCAAGAAACTTGGAACACGCTCCGGTACGGGCTTTTCGGTTCCGTCGACCACGATCACGGGATATTTGTACGCTCAGATGGGATACACCACCGTGATGGAGGCTGCCACTCCGCCGCTACTGACCAGGCACACCCACGAGGAGATTAAGGACACCCCGATCCTGGACGAAGGCGCGTACACACTGATGGCTAATAACTGGATCCTATACGAGTACATCAAGGAGGGTGAGCTGGAGAAGGCAGCCGCGTACGCCGCCTGGCTACTCCGAGCGACTAAAGGTTTCGTGATTAAGATGGTGAACCCCGGAGGTACCGAGGCTTGGGGATGGGGCGAGAACGTCCATAGCCTGGACGATCCAGTACCATACTTCGAGATCACCCCGGCCGAAATCTACGAGAACTACGTAAAGATCAACGAGATGCTAGGTTTACCACACTCGATACACATCCATCCGAACCTGCTCGGCGAGCCCGGTAACTACGGGATAACGACGGACAGCTGGGACGTAATCAAGAATACGGGTGTAGAACCGAACCCCGAAATAGGTGAGCGTGAGCAGATCGCACACAACACACACGTACAGTTTCATTCGTACGGCGGTGATTCGTGGCCCACTTTCGAGTCGAAGGCAGATGAAATCGCGAAGTACCTGAACAAGAACGACCATATGACGGTCGACCTGGGCGCGGTCACCCTGGACGAGACCACGACTATGACCGCAGACGGTCCGCTCGAATGGGAGCTACATGAGCTGACAGGCTTCAAGTGGGCAAACTACGACGTCGAGCTCGAGACGGGATCGGGCGTTGTACCGTTCATCTACAGCCCGAAGAACCCCGTGCACTCGGTTCAGTGGGCTATCGGTTTGGAGATCGCACTACTAACCGAGAATCCATGGCAAGTCGTGATCTCGACGGACCACCCGAACGCTGGTCCGTTCATCCGGTACCCGAGGATCATCGCGTGGCTGATGAGTGAACCGTACCGTGAGGAGTGGATCGAGAACATGCACCCGTGGGTGGGTCAGCGCGCAGCGATCGCGACCATCGACCGCGAGTACACATGGACCGATATCGCGATCACGACCCGAGCCGCCCCAGCGAAGATGTTGGGTCTCTCGGACCGTATCGGACACCTTGGTGAGGGAGCTTACGCGCACATCGCCATTTACGACATCAAACCCGACGAGGTGGATCCTTCTCGGGACTATGAGGAAGTGGAGAGGGCGTTCGAACAGGCGTGGCTCGTGGTGAAGGATGGGAAGATAGTAGTTCAGGAAGGTATGGTGGTGAACGAGCCCGTCGGGCGTACTTACTGGGTCGATGTTAAGGTCCCGGAGGATCTGCTCGAAGAAGTCAAGGAGGATCTCAAGACGAAGTTTCGGAAGTATTACTCGGTCAATATGGGTAGCTATGAGGTTCAGGACGTGTACATACCGAAGGAGGAGCGAATTGAAATCGACGCCCGCGATCGCCTCTCGTAA
- a CDS encoding formylmethanofuran dehydrogenase subunit C, with amino-acid sequence MKEVVLTPKGEPDVPIEAEVICTDEFAGKSEDEIAALKIYEGNSTVELGEYFDVEGNAGDSPENTRIVIEGDVPWVKLIGYRMSAGEILVKGDIGRHAGAEMKGGKLVVEGDADDWLGREMKGGEITVYGNAGNYVGSSYRGEWRGMSGGCILVKGDVGDEIGEWMSDGKIIVEGDAGIMIGIHMQGGTIIVRGDVGARPGAQMEGGTVVVCGRAEDVLPSFRYEGLREDPMGETGTFHLFTGDYANGPKVEGELYLNATLNEVP; translated from the coding sequence TTGAAGGAGGTCGTGCTGACGCCGAAAGGAGAACCGGACGTACCAATCGAGGCCGAGGTTATATGTACGGACGAGTTCGCGGGTAAGTCCGAGGACGAGATCGCAGCGCTGAAGATATACGAAGGTAACTCGACCGTCGAGCTCGGCGAGTACTTCGACGTGGAGGGGAATGCGGGCGACTCGCCTGAGAACACCAGGATCGTGATCGAAGGAGACGTACCCTGGGTTAAGTTGATAGGGTACAGGATGAGCGCCGGCGAGATTCTAGTTAAGGGAGATATCGGACGGCACGCGGGTGCCGAGATGAAAGGAGGTAAGCTGGTCGTGGAGGGGGATGCCGACGACTGGCTCGGTCGGGAGATGAAGGGCGGGGAGATCACGGTGTACGGAAACGCTGGGAACTACGTGGGTTCCTCGTATCGAGGTGAGTGGCGTGGGATGAGCGGTGGCTGTATCCTAGTGAAAGGGGACGTTGGCGACGAGATCGGAGAGTGGATGTCTGACGGGAAAATCATCGTGGAGGGCGACGCAGGCATAATGATAGGAATCCACATGCAGGGAGGTACCATCATCGTGAGAGGAGACGTCGGAGCGCGTCCCGGCGCCCAGATGGAGGGAGGGACCGTCGTCGTCTGCGGCCGCGCCGAGGACGTACTGCCCAGCTTCCGATACGAAGGACTCCGAGAAGATCCGATGGGGGAAACCGGAACCTTCCATCTCTTCACGGGCGATTACGCGAACGGACCTAAGGTCGAGGGTGAACTGTACTTAAACGCAACGCTCAACGAGGTACCGTGA
- a CDS encoding DUF2097 domain-containing protein, whose protein sequence is MKTLRMSPEELLRYFREKVEEGDQLELNYAFVHVPGEVVKITRYRLHLYVESEVAPGIRRYDLEDICSMMLEVVHKPKAGEPVKIVVEGTDESPSMNIL, encoded by the coding sequence GTGAAGACGCTCCGAATGTCCCCCGAAGAGTTACTGAGGTACTTCCGAGAGAAGGTAGAAGAAGGGGATCAGTTAGAGCTCAACTACGCGTTCGTGCACGTACCCGGTGAAGTTGTTAAAATCACCAGGTACCGCCTCCATCTGTACGTCGAGTCCGAGGTAGCACCAGGAATTCGGCGCTACGACCTGGAAGATATATGCTCGATGATGCTGGAGGTAGTTCACAAGCCTAAGGCTGGGGAACCCGTCAAGATAGTCGTCGAGGGGACCGACGAGAGTCCGAGTATGAACATACTGTAA
- a CDS encoding prenyltransferase/squalene oxidase repeat-containing protein — protein MCVLAAAIAVLVTAAPTTALDWRNAEPYKELQTECTDAVKAGTVWWFITADRGGPYLASIHLWNPQMTFGYELKAISLAYPTLESAERAGLLADRVPAGVPAMTPISEWPKASEEAVRWVLDNQNEDGGWGQAWTYRGITHSGSQTSDTAAAVMLLIHEIERRHDSGVECELVSAVRRGLTWLLDQQLGDGSWSRKKEESREGSPWHTRAAVAALLMALEHRDLLSLDDRAVERIKSAIERGVSWMLESQNPDGSWYSGLMCQEYSADTQAYILSTLIDVYLKADRLGLHVDRDRILNAIRNGIEWLFNSEKSGIAWVVGNHGRGPAWAYSSAYLEAQGSPETTVTGNVLSLALLKALWFDVATDAEICTPVGRRKLRDLVTDPKYNIHATVEWLVSQQYRGTEHPEWYGAWPWPARNVMSTDSGASYEPASIWATAYAMRALEAYLNPELFYGKITKPSGSEVSRSETVSGGMETNRREGSRKGLPVLLPAIPPVRRQCQYRRQYRHR, from the coding sequence GTGTGCGTCCTCGCTGCCGCGATAGCCGTTCTGGTAACCGCCGCACCGACGACAGCGCTGGACTGGAGGAATGCGGAGCCGTATAAGGAGCTCCAAACGGAGTGTACGGACGCCGTGAAAGCGGGCACCGTATGGTGGTTCATCACCGCGGATCGTGGCGGTCCCTACTTGGCTTCGATCCACTTGTGGAACCCTCAGATGACGTTCGGATACGAGCTGAAGGCGATCTCACTGGCGTATCCCACGCTGGAGAGCGCTGAGCGCGCTGGATTACTAGCCGACAGGGTACCTGCCGGTGTGCCGGCGATGACGCCGATATCGGAGTGGCCTAAGGCTTCCGAGGAGGCCGTCAGATGGGTACTAGACAACCAGAACGAGGACGGTGGTTGGGGGCAGGCATGGACGTATCGGGGTATAACCCACTCGGGTAGTCAAACTAGCGACACTGCGGCGGCGGTCATGCTGCTGATCCATGAGATCGAGCGGCGACACGATTCGGGTGTGGAGTGCGAGCTAGTGAGCGCCGTACGCAGGGGACTGACCTGGCTTCTGGACCAACAACTTGGGGATGGTAGCTGGAGCAGGAAGAAAGAGGAATCACGGGAGGGGTCTCCGTGGCACACTCGTGCGGCGGTCGCGGCGTTGTTGATGGCGTTGGAACACCGGGATCTGCTGAGCCTCGACGACCGTGCGGTGGAGCGGATCAAAAGCGCCATCGAGCGGGGAGTCTCCTGGATGCTGGAGAGTCAAAACCCCGACGGGTCTTGGTACTCCGGGCTGATGTGTCAGGAATACTCGGCCGACACTCAGGCGTACATCCTCTCGACGCTGATCGACGTCTACCTGAAAGCGGACAGGCTCGGACTCCACGTGGACCGCGATCGGATCCTAAATGCCATCCGCAATGGTATCGAGTGGCTCTTCAACAGCGAGAAGTCCGGGATAGCGTGGGTAGTTGGAAATCACGGTCGAGGTCCCGCGTGGGCGTACTCCTCGGCTTACCTAGAGGCGCAGGGATCGCCGGAGACGACCGTTACAGGGAACGTCCTGAGTTTGGCACTGCTGAAGGCTCTGTGGTTCGACGTCGCGACGGACGCGGAAATCTGCACGCCGGTGGGCAGACGCAAGCTCCGGGACCTCGTGACGGATCCGAAGTACAACATTCACGCCACCGTCGAGTGGCTCGTATCCCAGCAGTACCGAGGGACCGAACACCCGGAGTGGTACGGAGCTTGGCCGTGGCCGGCCCGGAATGTGATGTCAACTGATAGTGGAGCTAGCTACGAACCGGCGTCGATATGGGCTACGGCCTACGCTATGCGGGCACTCGAGGCTTACCTGAACCCGGAGCTGTTTTACGGGAAAATAACGAAACCGAGCGGGAGCGAAGTGTCCAGGAGTGAGACCGTGTCAGGAGGGATGGAAACGAACAGGAGAGAGGGGTCAAGGAAGGGTTTGCCGGTTCTGTTACCGGCTATACCTCCTGTACGCCGCCAGTGTCAGTATCGCCGCCAATACCGCCATCGGTGA